One genomic window of Garra rufa chromosome 24, GarRuf1.0, whole genome shotgun sequence includes the following:
- the socs6a gene encoding suppressor of cytokine signaling 6, which produces MKKISLKTIRKSLNIKGKEDGDFVMLQQPSLAAEFTKDDSLFGGCYTKGLVGCDLNGEDEKGHKNRSKSEGLMGTLKRRLSTKQKAKVKGGSSAVGSGDDDDTFSSSSVPISFNEVKAQRPLRSSSLRSHHYSPSPWPFRPVGSEEACIKMEVKVKAMVHSPNPSPSLNGIRKEFHDIQLEGLFQDQTESLKDMETQSGNLHLNIEDHVPIGLTPQDYIQYTMPLDEGMYPDSSQSFCLDGPSPMEVVDQVESSSLHVDQGPDDHDLMPSNILMEQAVNGHLPGTPSMVLSNSRADTPLFSPSLSPLSNNDIPRTLSGFSGADSHVVERVRHHLNFDPNSAPGVSRVYDSFQSSGPMVVTSLTEELKKLAKQGWYWGPITRWEAEEKLINLPDGSFLVRDSSDDRYLLSLSFRSQGKTLHTRIEHSNGRFSFYEQPDVEGHTSIVDLIEHSIKDSENGAFCYSRSRLPGSATYPVRLTNPVSRFMQVRSLQYLCRFVIRQYTRIDLIQKLPLPNKMKDYLQEKHY; this is translated from the coding sequence ATGAAGAAGATCAGTCTGAAGACGATCAGAAAGTCACTTAACATAAAGGGCAAAGAAGATGGGGATTTCGTCATGCTCCAGCAGCCATCTTTAGCGGCCGAGTTCACCAAGGATGACTCTCTCTTCGGAGGCTGTTACACCAAAGGGCTGGTAGGTTGCGATCTTAATGGGGAGGATGAGAAGGGTCATAAGAACCGATCGAAGAGTGAGGGTCTTATGGGCACTCTAAAGAGGAGACTGTCCACCAAACAGAAAGCGAAAGTCAAAGGAGGCTCCTCCGCAGTAGGCTCTGGAGATGATGACGACACCTTCTCTTCCTCGTCGGTCCCGATAAGCTTTAATGAAGTCAAAGCCCAGCGACCCTTAAGATCCTCGTCTCTCCGAAGCCATCATTACAGCCCTTCTCCGTGGCCTTTCCGGCCTGTCGGCTCCGAAGAGGCTTGCATCAAGATGGAGGTGAAGGTCAAAGCTATGGTCCACTCCCCCAATCCCAGTCCCTCCCTCAATGGCATCCGAAAGGAGTTCCATGACATCCAGTTAGAAGGTCTGTTCCAGGATCAGACCGAGTCTTTGAAGGACATGGAGACTCAGAGTGGCAACTTGCATTTGAACATTGAGGATCACGTGCCTATTGGACTCACACCTCAGGACTACATCCAGTACACAATGCCTTTAGATGAGGGAATGTACCCAGATTCGTCCCAGTCCTTCTGCTTGGATGGTCCCTCGCCAATGGAAGTGGTCGATCAGGTCGAATCTAGCTCGTTGCACGTGGATCAGGGCCCGGATGACCACGATCTCATGCCGTCGAACATTCTCATGGAGCAGGCGGTGAACGGACACCTTCCTGGTACTCCTTCGATGGTCCTGTCCAACTCCAGAGCTGACACACCTTTATTTTCTCCCTCTTTGTCGCCTCTTTCCAACAACGATATTCCAAGGACACTCTCCGGGTTCAGTGGTGCAGACTCTCATGTTGTCGAGAGAGTGAGGCACCACCTGAACTTCGACCCCAATTCCGCTCCCGGTGTTAGCAGGGTGTACGATTCTTTCCAAAGCAGCGGACCCATGGTTGTAACAAGCCTTACGGAGGAACTTAAAAAACTGGCCAAGCAGGGTTGGTATTGGGGACCCATAACTCGATGGGAGGCTGAGGAGAAGCTCATCAACCTTCCAGACGGCTCTTTTTTGGTGAGGGACAGTTCAGACGATCGCTATCTCCTCAGCCTGAGCTTTCGGTCACAGGGAAAGACGCTTCACACCAGGATCGAGCACTCGAATGGCAGGTTCAGCTTTTACGAGCAGCCCGACGTAGAAGGTCACACTTCCATCGTAGATCTCATCGAGCACTCTATAAAAGACTCTGAAAACGGCGCGTTCTGTTACTCCAGATCCCGTCTGCCGGGGTCCGCCACATACCCCGTTCGGTTGACCAATCCCGTCTCGCGGTTCATGCAAGTCCGTTCGCTGCAATATCTTTGCCGCTTTGTCATCCGACAGTACACGCGGATAGATTTGATTCAGAAACTGCCTTTACCAAACAAAATGAAAGATTATTTGCAGGAGAAACACTACTGA